From the Deinococcus aerolatus genome, the window CTTCAGTTCCACGTTGTCGCCGTCGATGCGTCCGCCCAGCCGCACTTCCACCCGCTGGCCGTCCACCGCACCGTGCGCGTCGAAGCCGCCGAACACGCCGCCAATTCGCCCGTCCACCTCGCCGCCCTTCAGGGTCAGGTCGATGTCCTTGCCGCCAAAGTGCCCACCGATGCGTCCGCGCAGGCGTTCGCCGTCCCACTTCGCCTTGATGTCGTAGCCCGCCGTGAGGCCGCCCATGCGTCCGTCGAGATCGCTCATGGGGACATGATGGCAGAGGGGCAGGGGGGAGTGGCACTGCGCTGGGCAGGGTTTGGGGGCGTGGTAGGTGGGAGTTGGCGGCCAACCTTCCTGTCCACACGGCCTTCTCCGTGACGCTACGGAGGGCGAGCCCGATGGCGCCGTGTCGCCCGGCTGTGGCTTGCCCGTCTTTCCTCTGCGGCGGCCCAGGCGGGAAGGAGAAAACAGGCGGGAGCCATCATGCTCCCGCCTGCTTCTCTAGGCGATCAAACTTAACTGGGATCAAACGCCGATGTAATCCTCCATCGGGGGGCAGCTGCACACGAAGTTCCGGTCGCCGTACACGTTGTCCACCCGGTTCACGGCGGGCCAGTACTTCCACGCCTTCTGCGCGGCGCTGGGGAAGGCCCCCACTTCGCGGCTGTAGGCCCGGTTCCACTCAGCCTGGAGCAGGTCTTCCTGCGTGTGAGGCGCGTGCTTGAGCGGGCTGTCCTCGGCCTTGATCAGCCCGTCCTGAACCTCCTGAATCTCGCGGCGAATGCCCAGCATGGCGGCGATAAAGCGGTCAAGCTCCGCCTTCGGCTCGGATTCGGTGGGTTCGATCATCAGCGTGCCAGGCACCGGGAAGCTCATGGTGGGGGCGTGGAAGCCGTAATCCATCAGCCGCTTGGCGATGTCCTCCTCGCTGATGCCGCTGTCGGCCTTGAGGGGCCGGATGTCGATGATGCACTCGTGCGCGATGCGTCTGTTGCGCCCGCTGTACAGAATCGGGTACGCGCCGGCCAATTGCTGCGCGATGTAGTTGGCATTCAGCAGCGCTACGCCCGTGCTCTGGCGCAGGCCGCGTGCCCCCAGCAGCCGGATGTACAGGTACGAGATCGGCAGAATGCTCGCGCTGCCATACGGCGCGGCGCTGACGGCCCCGGTGGCACTGTCGCTGGTGGGGACCACCGGGTGGCTGGGCAGGAACGGGGTCAGATGCGCCTTGACGCCAATCGGCCCCATGCCCGGCCCGCCGCCGCCGTGCGGAATGGCGAAGGTCTTGTGCAGGTTCAGGTGGCTTACATCGCTCCCGATCAGCCCCGGCTTGGCCACCCCCACCAGCGCGTTCATGTTCGCGCCGTCCAGATACACCTGCCCGCCGTGCTGGTGGATCAGGTCACACACCTCGGTCACGTTGGCCTCGTAGACGCCGTGCGTGCTGGGGTAGGTGATCATCAGCGCGCCCAGGTTCTCGCTATGCTGCTCGGCCTTGGCCTTCAGGTCACTAAAGTCGATGTTGCCCTCGGCGTCGGTCTTGACCACCACCACGCTCATGCCCATCATGGCCGCGCTGGCGGGGTTGGTGCCGTGCGCGCTGGCCGGAATCAGGCACACGCTGCGGTGGCTCTCGCCCCGGCTCTCGTGGTACTTGCGGATGGTCAGCAGGCCCGCGTACTCGCCCTGTGCGCCGCTGTTGGGTTGCAGGCTCACGGCGTCGTAGCCGGTGATGTCGGCCAGCCAGCCTTCCAGCTCGGCCAGCATCTGCACGTAGCCCTGGGTCTGATCGGCGGGGGCAAACGGGTGCAACTGCCCGAATTCGGGCCACGTCACCGGGATCATCTCGGCGGTGGCGTTCAGCTTCATGGTGCAGCTGCCCAGCGGAATCATGCCGTGCGTCAGGCTGTAATCCTTGTTCTCCAGCGTTTTCAGGTAACGCAGCATGGCGTGCTCGCTGTGGTGCGTGTTGAATACCGGGTGCATCAGGAAGTCGGAGGTGCGCCCCAGATCAGCGGGAATGCCGTCCACCGCGCCCGCATCCAGCGCCAGCACGTCCACCGCGTTGCCGGTGATCGCCTCGATCACGTCGGAGAGGTCCGCCACCGTGACCGTCTCGTCCAGCGTGACGCCGATGCGCCCGCCGTCGTAGCGGAAGTTGATGCCCTTCGCCTCGGCCCGCTCGCGGATGGCCGCCGCGTCGCCTTCAAAGGTCAGCGTGTCGAAGAAGCTGTCGTTGACGGTCAGGCCCGCGTCGCCCAGCGCCCTGGCCAGAATCCCGGCCATGCGGTGCGTGCGCTGGGCGATGGTGCGGATGCCCTCCTGTCCGTGGTACACGGCATACGCTCCCGCCATGTTTGCCAGCAGCGCCTGCGCCGTGCAGATGTTGGAAGTGGCCTTCTCGCGCCGGATGTGCTGCTCGCGCGTCTGCATCGCCATTCGCAGGGCTACCCGGCCCCGGCTGTCCTTGCTCACGCCAATCACGCGGCCCGGCATGGAACGCTCGAAGCCCTTCTGGCAAGCCAGGAACGCCGCGTGCGGCCCGCCGAAGCCCATTGGCACGCCGAAACGCTGGGCGCTGCCCACCACGATGTCCGCGCCCTGCTCGCCCGGAGGCGTGACCAGCGCGCAGGCCAGCAAGTCGGCGGCGACGATCAACGCCGCGCCCGCCGCATGGGTCTTCTCCGCAATCGGGGACAGGTCCCTCAGGTCGCCGTAGGTGCCGGGGTACTGCGCCAGCACGCCGAACACGCCTTCCGGCAGCTCGCCGGAGGGATCGCCCGTGACCACCTCGAAGCCGAAGTATTCCGCCCGCGTCCGGATCACGGCCAGAGTCTGCGGATGCACATCGTCGGCCACGAAGAACGCGTTGCCCTTGCTCTTGCCCTGGCGCTTGGCCAGGGTCATGGCTTCCGCCGCCGCCGTCGCCTCGTCCAGCAGGCTGGCATTGGACACCGGCATGCCGGTTAAATCCATCACCATCTGCTGGAAGTTCAGCAGCATTTCCAGCCGGCCCTGCGAGATCTCGGCCTGGTACGGCGTGTAGGCGGTGTACCACCCCGGATTCTCCAGCATGTTGCGCCCGATCACCCCTGGCGTGTGCGTTCCCGCGTATCCCATCCCGATGTAGCTGCGGAACACCCGGTTCTTCTGCGCCACCGCTTTCAGATCGGCCAGCGCCTGCGCCTCGGTCACGCCCGGCCCCGCCGTCAGCTCGCCGTGGAACTGGATGGCCTCGGGCAGCGTGGTTGCAATCAGCTCGTCCAGGCTGGTCACGCCCAGCGTCTGCATCATTTCGGCCTGTTCCTGTCCGTTGGGGCCGATATGACGGTGGGTAAAGTCGTTGGTGTTCAGCAGTTCGCTGAGTGAACGGGTCTGGGGGGGGCGCATGGCAAACTCCTTGGGTGGGGTAAAAAAAGGTGGCAAGCCCGGTGGTGCTCTATGGCCTGCCCAGAGAGGAAAGGGGCACAAGTCATCCTGGCCCCTGTTCATCAACCATCAGCGTTGACCAATCGACGGTGCTTGGCCTCAGGTTGTGCTTAGCCTTCCGCTGTTTCGGTGTAGGCCGCCGCGTCCATCAGGTCCGCGCTGGCCTCGGTCACGTCCAGCTTGAACAGCCAGCCGTTCTCGTAGGGCGATGAGTTGACCAGTTCGGGGTTGCCGCTCAGCTCGTCGTTGACGGCGGTCACGGTGCCGCTGGCGGGGGCGTAGATGTCGCTGGCGGTCTTGACCGATTCCACCACGGCAATGGTGTCGCCCGCCGTGACCTCGCGGCCCACTTCAGGCAGTTCCACGTACACCACGTCGCCCAGCTGGTCCTGCGCGAAGTCGGAAATGCCGACGGTGCCGTCTTCGGAGAGCCATTCGTGCGAGGTAGCGTACTTCAGTTCAGTGGGGGTGTTCATGATTGATTCTCCTGTGTTCTGGGGGGAAGGGATTGTAGGCGGGGGAACGTGCGGTTTCTGACAGGTGCTTACTGTGCTTACGCGCCCCGGTAAAAGGGCAGGGCCATGCGCGTGGCCGGGTGCCGCTTGCCGCGCACCTCGACTTCAAAGGTCTCGCTCTCAGCGTGGGCGGCGTCCACCAGTGCCATCGCAATCGGGTGGCCCAGCGTGGGGCTGCTGCTGCCGCTGGTTACGGCCCCCACCTGCACGCCGCCGGCGTACACCGGGTAGCCCTCGCGCACCGGCACGCGTTCCAACTTCAGGCCGATCAATTTCTGCGGCGGCGCGGCGGTGATGTGGGCGCGGCCCAGGTGTTCCTTGTCCTTGACCACCCAGCCGTAGCTGCTGCTCAGCGGGTGGATGGTGTCGGAGAACTCGTGGCCGTACAGCGGAAAGCCCGCCTCCAGCCGCAGCGTGTCGCGGGCGCCCAGCCCGGCGGGCGTGATACCGAGGGCCAGAAGTTTGTCCCACAGCGTCTCGGCCTCCGACGCGCCGATAAACACCTCGAAGCCGTCCTCGCCCGTGTAGCCGGTACGGGCCAGCATCACGTCCAAACCGAAGAGCTGGGCGGCGAAGTAGGCATTTTTCTTTTTGGCCGCCAGATCGGTGTCGCTGTGGGGTTGCAGCAGTTCGGCCGTTTTCGGCCCCTGCACGGCCAGCAGCGCCCACTGGTCCGACTCGTCGGTCAGCGCCAGGTCATGGCCCGCCGCGTGC encodes:
- the gcvP gene encoding aminomethyl-transferring glycine dehydrogenase, which produces MRPPQTRSLSELLNTNDFTHRHIGPNGQEQAEMMQTLGVTSLDELIATTLPEAIQFHGELTAGPGVTEAQALADLKAVAQKNRVFRSYIGMGYAGTHTPGVIGRNMLENPGWYTAYTPYQAEISQGRLEMLLNFQQMVMDLTGMPVSNASLLDEATAAAEAMTLAKRQGKSKGNAFFVADDVHPQTLAVIRTRAEYFGFEVVTGDPSGELPEGVFGVLAQYPGTYGDLRDLSPIAEKTHAAGAALIVAADLLACALVTPPGEQGADIVVGSAQRFGVPMGFGGPHAAFLACQKGFERSMPGRVIGVSKDSRGRVALRMAMQTREQHIRREKATSNICTAQALLANMAGAYAVYHGQEGIRTIAQRTHRMAGILARALGDAGLTVNDSFFDTLTFEGDAAAIRERAEAKGINFRYDGGRIGVTLDETVTVADLSDVIEAITGNAVDVLALDAGAVDGIPADLGRTSDFLMHPVFNTHHSEHAMLRYLKTLENKDYSLTHGMIPLGSCTMKLNATAEMIPVTWPEFGQLHPFAPADQTQGYVQMLAELEGWLADITGYDAVSLQPNSGAQGEYAGLLTIRKYHESRGESHRSVCLIPASAHGTNPASAAMMGMSVVVVKTDAEGNIDFSDLKAKAEQHSENLGALMITYPSTHGVYEANVTEVCDLIHQHGGQVYLDGANMNALVGVAKPGLIGSDVSHLNLHKTFAIPHGGGGPGMGPIGVKAHLTPFLPSHPVVPTSDSATGAVSAAPYGSASILPISYLYIRLLGARGLRQSTGVALLNANYIAQQLAGAYPILYSGRNRRIAHECIIDIRPLKADSGISEEDIAKRLMDYGFHAPTMSFPVPGTLMIEPTESEPKAELDRFIAAMLGIRREIQEVQDGLIKAEDSPLKHAPHTQEDLLQAEWNRAYSREVGAFPSAAQKAWKYWPAVNRVDNVYGDRNFVCSCPPMEDYIGV
- the gcvH gene encoding glycine cleavage system protein GcvH; amino-acid sequence: MNTPTELKYATSHEWLSEDGTVGISDFAQDQLGDVVYVELPEVGREVTAGDTIAVVESVKTASDIYAPASGTVTAVNDELSGNPELVNSSPYENGWLFKLDVTEASADLMDAAAYTETAEG
- the gcvT gene encoding glycine cleavage system aminomethyltransferase GcvT — encoded protein: MTQTPEHPTEPTLRRTPLHAAHLRAGARMVPFGGWDMPVQYAGLKAEHDAVRSGAGMFDVSHMGEFRVAGPGALAFLQGVTTNDVSKLRPGRAQYNWLPGEAGGLIDDIYIYMVAPEEYLLVVNAGNIDKDWAHLQRHAAGHDLALTDESDQWALLAVQGPKTAELLQPHSDTDLAAKKKNAYFAAQLFGLDVMLARTGYTGEDGFEVFIGASEAETLWDKLLALGITPAGLGARDTLRLEAGFPLYGHEFSDTIHPLSSSYGWVVKDKEHLGRAHITAAPPQKLIGLKLERVPVREGYPVYAGGVQVGAVTSGSSSPTLGHPIAMALVDAAHAESETFEVEVRGKRHPATRMALPFYRGA